The sequence CTGGAGCCCGCGGAGCCGACCCGCTCAGCAGTGTTGCTGCCGATCGTGACGATGCGGCCGCCGTCGAGCAGATGCGGCGCCGCATAATGAATCGCTGCGAACACGCCGCGGACATTAACGGCGGCCATACGATCGAAGTCGGCGATGGTGAAGCGGTCAATGGTGCCGCCGATTAGGATGCCGGCATTGACAACTAGCACGCCAAGACTGCCGAAGCGCTCAACGGTGGCTTCTATAGCGAGACGGACTGCTTCCGGATCGGCGCTGTCGGCGGCGATGGCGAAAGCAGAGCCGCCTTCCTGCTCGATTTCCGCTGCGAGCGCGGCTGCCATGGCCGGCGAACTCACATAGGTGAACGCAACCGGGCGGCCATCCGCCGCGAGGCGACGGACAATGGCAGCGCCCATACCGCGCGAACCGCCGAAGACGAGGGCCGGCGATGTGTCGGAGAAAAAAGAGGACATGCGAGAGTTCCGTTATTGATTGATCAGTCCACAATTCCTCACCGTTATGGACTGGAGAGTCAAGAAAATTCTGGACTTGCCGTTCAAGAATGATAGAGTGCAGCCATGGCCAGACCTCCGGAATTCGATCGCAACGAGGCGATCGCCCGCTCTATCAAGGTGTTCGCCCGGCACGGCTTCGAGGCTGCCTCGACGAACGACCTCATCAAGGGCATGGGAATCGGCCGGCAAAGCCTCTACGGCGCCTTCGGCGACAAACGCGGCCTTTTTCTCGAAGCACTGCGTCGCTATTCGGAAGACTCGCTTCAGCAGATGAAGGACGCATTG is a genomic window of Kaistia defluvii containing:
- a CDS encoding SDR family oxidoreductase, translated to MSSFFSDTSPALVFGGSRGMGAAIVRRLAADGRPVAFTYVSSPAMAAALAAEIEQEGGSAFAIAADSADPEAVRLAIEATVERFGSLGVLVVNAGILIGGTIDRFTIADFDRMAAVNVRGVFAAIHYAAPHLLDGGRIVTIGSNTAERVGSAGSSVYAMTKAAVAQLVRGAALDFAPRQITVNNIQPGPIETDMTADLMEYIVPKLPLGRIGKADEIADLTAWLTGVGAGYMTGESLTIDGGWTA